The Proteus vulgaris genome has a segment encoding these proteins:
- a CDS encoding type III secretion system protein (oxygen-regulated invasion protein), whose amino-acid sequence MLRSLPEDLLKYTSEGVLIRARYVRQLDNIHKTEKVAKHEIKKMISDFNHKLEEHHKEITNQAYSKGLHVLLGDILTFAIQYQNKFSQYEFQQREQITATIAQFFDAPEIQVELTRRLISTIPAEQKITLDIPATLRRYLNTELNNANIELIPHNSKTIAIHVGDQITFFDPALLINDLKKQFHRPFSESYQPIFTQEIKEALLNLINTFEISDDIPSQIGTISEDHNED is encoded by the coding sequence ATGTTGCGCTCACTTCCTGAAGATCTCTTAAAATACACCTCTGAAGGTGTATTAATACGCGCCCGCTATGTTCGACAACTTGATAATATTCATAAAACTGAAAAAGTGGCTAAACATGAAATAAAAAAAATGATCAGTGATTTTAATCATAAATTAGAAGAGCATCATAAAGAGATAACTAACCAAGCCTATAGTAAAGGACTTCATGTTTTATTAGGTGATATCTTAACCTTCGCAATTCAATACCAAAATAAATTCTCACAGTATGAATTTCAGCAAAGAGAGCAAATAACAGCAACAATTGCTCAATTTTTTGATGCCCCAGAAATTCAAGTTGAGCTAACACGCCGTTTAATTTCAACAATACCCGCAGAGCAAAAAATTACCCTGGATATTCCTGCTACATTACGTCGCTATCTCAACACTGAGCTCAACAATGCCAATATTGAATTGATACCTCATAACAGTAAAACGATCGCCATTCATGTGGGTGATCAAATCACTTTCTTTGATCCTGCTCTTTTAATTAATGACCTAAAAAAACAATTTCATCGACCTTTTTCTGAGTCTTATCAACCTATTTTTACACAAGAAATAAAAGAGGCTCTGCTGAATTTAATTAATACATTTGAGATATCGGATGATATCCCTTCTCAAATAGGCACAATTAGTGAGGATCATAATGAAGATTGA
- the emrE_1 gene encoding multidrug resistance protein has protein sequence MFTGFLWLALSIGSEITGTSMIKKTNGFSKLAPSVLVIAAYCICYFALTRAMGYIPVGVAYSLWCGFGIVGVTLVAMILYKQKPDLPAIFSMALIISGGIIMNTFSTM, from the coding sequence ATGTTTACCGGATTCTTATGGCTGGCGCTGTCTATCGGTTCTGAAATCACAGGCACGTCTATGATCAAAAAGACAAATGGCTTTAGTAAATTAGCGCCTTCAGTTTTAGTCATCGCGGCTTACTGTATTTGCTATTTTGCCTTAACACGCGCAATGGGATATATTCCTGTTGGTGTTGCTTATTCACTGTGGTGTGGATTTGGTATTGTCGGTGTGACGTTAGTTGCAATGATTTTATATAAGCAAAAACCAGATTTACCAGCTATATTCTCTATGGCATTAATTATCTCTGGTGGGATAATTATGAATACATTCTCTACTATGTAG
- a CDS encoding DoxX, producing the protein MPNSIARILESRVLWFIARLLILVLFLSSGFAKVFDYENSLAEMRAAGLNPDWFFNIATAVVLFSGSLLVLFDRYLWLGAGALAVFLFLTIVVVHTFWNMTGDKAMLSMYFAIEHTSVIGGLMAMAMASHFRTLWKKLTHKS; encoded by the coding sequence ATGCCAAATTCAATTGCACGTATTCTCGAAAGCCGCGTTTTATGGTTTATCGCCAGATTGCTCATTCTTGTTTTATTTCTCTCCTCTGGTTTTGCCAAGGTGTTTGACTACGAAAATAGTTTGGCTGAGATGCGTGCTGCAGGATTAAATCCTGATTGGTTTTTTAATATTGCTACTGCGGTCGTTTTATTTTCAGGCTCCTTGTTAGTCCTTTTCGATCGTTATTTATGGCTAGGTGCTGGAGCACTCGCTGTTTTCCTATTTTTGACCATTGTGGTTGTCCATACGTTTTGGAATATGACGGGAGATAAGGCGATGTTGTCGATGTATTTCGCCATAGAGCATACCTCTGTTATTGGAGGATTAATGGCAATGGCGATGGCAAGCCATTTCAGAACGTTATGGAAAAAACTAACGCATAAATCATAA
- a CDS encoding type III secretion system protein, protein MAITPVVPVHLATLPNDKSDSDDNLSSMMINSITNGFQYEKQIQEKLTTLSKLSDVQSYTQLQTTLNDYTITMNLASTLARKSLNIVETLLKAQ, encoded by the coding sequence ATGGCGATTACCCCTGTTGTTCCTGTACATTTAGCGACTTTGCCAAATGATAAAAGTGATAGTGATGATAATTTGTCTTCAATGATGATAAATAGCATTACAAATGGTTTTCAGTATGAAAAACAGATCCAAGAAAAGCTAACGACATTAAGTAAACTCAGTGATGTTCAAAGTTATACCCAATTACAAACAACACTGAACGACTACACTATTACAATGAATTTAGCGAGTACTTTAGCCAGAAAATCACTGAATATTGTTGAAACATTACTCAAGGCCCAATAG
- the pduJ gene encoding propanediol utilization protein, with amino-acid sequence MNSLGVIETRGLTAAIQAADAACKAANVEIIGYRKVGSGLVSICFQGEISAVRTAIDHGVDVVSQKELVIGSLVIARPEPSVITKLLTVKGKKKAPIVAEKVQEAAIEKVVETIVEAPVKNEVEKLEAIKAVADLKAQNIASETKAVTDKAQNSKKEIKPESRKGKK; translated from the coding sequence ATGAACAGTTTAGGTGTGATTGAAACACGAGGGTTAACCGCAGCCATTCAAGCGGCAGATGCAGCTTGTAAAGCAGCAAACGTGGAAATTATCGGATACCGAAAAGTGGGATCTGGTTTGGTATCAATCTGTTTTCAGGGAGAGATCAGTGCAGTAAGAACAGCAATTGATCATGGCGTTGATGTGGTGAGTCAAAAAGAGCTGGTGATTGGTTCATTGGTTATCGCAAGACCAGAGCCAAGCGTTATTACTAAACTGCTTACAGTTAAAGGTAAGAAAAAAGCCCCTATTGTTGCTGAAAAAGTGCAAGAGGCGGCTATTGAAAAAGTTGTTGAAACAATCGTTGAAGCTCCTGTTAAAAACGAAGTTGAGAAGCTAGAGGCCATAAAAGCCGTTGCAGATTTGAAGGCTCAAAATATTGCTTCTGAAACTAAAGCTGTAACAGATAAAGCACAAAACAGTAAAAAAGAGATCAAACCTGAAAGCCGTAAAGGTAAAAAATAA
- the bepD gene encoding multidrug efflux protein, with protein sequence MNKKFTLTVCASLFLFSAGAMVYATTSSDEDEAQQFTYPPTKVALATVQSSKLPNNMQGIGELEAARQIYLAAETNGRIAVINFESGQTVKAGQVLAKLNDEPEQAELLRLQAQLTNADKLYSRTKQLYSKNVAAAAQLDSTLSERDMIVASIREVKARIAQKTIKAPFDGIVGIKLVHEGQYLNAGERVASFVDASHLKLNFSLNEQAAPKISTKQPINIEVDAYPNVVFTGSINAIDPLIGPSRTVQIQAVLPNTDNKLKAGMFARVQVTSPDSPMVLTVPETAVTYTAYGDTVFVAQSDNQKNLIAKRVSVKVGLRYNGMIEIKEGLALGDQIVSSGQIKLSDGLSIEPIEQDTLALAQSATTKP encoded by the coding sequence ATGAATAAAAAATTTACGCTTACTGTATGTGCCTCACTCTTTTTGTTCAGTGCGGGTGCGATGGTTTATGCAACAACATCATCCGATGAAGATGAAGCTCAGCAATTTACTTACCCACCCACTAAAGTGGCATTGGCAACCGTACAATCATCAAAATTGCCTAACAATATGCAAGGTATAGGTGAATTAGAAGCCGCACGACAAATCTATTTAGCTGCTGAAACCAATGGTCGTATTGCCGTGATTAATTTTGAGTCAGGACAAACTGTTAAAGCCGGTCAAGTCTTAGCTAAATTAAATGATGAACCTGAACAAGCGGAATTATTGCGTTTACAAGCACAGTTAACTAACGCAGATAAACTCTATTCTCGAACAAAACAGCTTTATAGTAAAAATGTGGCTGCAGCTGCGCAATTAGATAGCACGTTATCTGAGCGTGATATGATTGTCGCCTCCATTCGTGAAGTAAAAGCGCGAATTGCGCAAAAAACAATTAAGGCACCTTTTGATGGCATCGTTGGGATCAAGCTTGTCCATGAAGGGCAATATTTAAATGCAGGTGAACGTGTCGCTTCATTTGTCGATGCAAGTCATTTAAAACTCAACTTTTCACTTAATGAGCAAGCAGCTCCGAAAATTTCAACCAAACAGCCGATTAATATCGAGGTCGATGCTTATCCTAATGTTGTTTTTACAGGTTCGATAAATGCAATAGATCCTCTTATTGGTCCTTCTCGTACAGTGCAAATACAAGCTGTTTTACCGAATACTGACAATAAATTAAAAGCGGGCATGTTTGCTCGTGTGCAAGTTACTTCTCCTGATAGTCCTATGGTATTAACCGTACCAGAAACGGCAGTCACTTATACTGCCTATGGAGATACCGTGTTTGTAGCGCAATCTGACAATCAAAAAAACCTTATCGCTAAGCGTGTCTCTGTGAAAGTTGGATTGCGCTACAACGGCATGATCGAGATAAAAGAAGGCTTAGCCCTTGGTGATCAAATTGTCTCATCTGGCCAAATTAAATTAAGTGATGGGCTCTCTATTGAGCCTATTGAGCAAGACACCTTAGCGCTCGCTCAATCTGCGACAACAAAACCATAA
- the soxR gene encoding redox-sensitive transcriptional activator: MKKEKIDFNRALTVGEVAKRSGVAISTLHFYEEKGLIKSTRSPGNQRRYPSVVLRYVAIIKAAQSTGIPLKEIQDILGKYPPNSKLTAEQWHEISTDWKVRLDERIRRLKRLRNGLDHCIGCGCLSLSDCPLRNPDDILGEKGAGPQIL, translated from the coding sequence ATGAAAAAAGAAAAAATAGATTTTAATCGAGCTCTTACTGTCGGAGAGGTGGCAAAAAGAAGTGGTGTTGCTATATCAACGTTGCATTTTTATGAAGAGAAAGGATTGATAAAAAGTACTCGAAGCCCAGGTAATCAGCGCCGTTATCCATCAGTTGTTTTACGTTATGTCGCCATTATTAAAGCTGCCCAAAGTACGGGGATCCCACTAAAAGAGATCCAAGATATATTAGGAAAATATCCACCAAACAGTAAATTAACGGCAGAACAATGGCACGAAATATCAACGGATTGGAAAGTACGATTAGATGAACGTATTCGCCGTCTTAAACGGTTACGTAATGGACTTGATCACTGCATTGGTTGTGGTTGTCTATCGTTGAGTGATTGTCCGTTACGTAATCCTGATGATATTTTAGGTGAAAAAGGGGCCGGTCCTCAGATCCTATAA
- the hpdA gene encoding propanediol utilization protein (dehydratase activating enzyme) — protein sequence METAAEIRGRIFNIQKYSIYDGDGIRTLVFLKGCNIRCPWCSNPEGLSSEFQVMYSHDKCVDCGKCVDVCPAGVHYMTTNESGKQVHRVDRAVDCIGCRKCEDVCISDALDIMGKDVSVSELMKIIMQDYDFYLSSGGGVTIGGGEMSLQTDFAVALLRECKKMMINTAVETQATTNVTNYEKLAEVVDQFLIDIKHIDTAQHKALFGVGNENVRRNLERLMDLGANVVIRMPLVRGYNDSYDAITGAINYAMELSKRGNIQRIDILPYHQFGRNKYEKLEMIYPIKTDPSYTPEELDSLENFFKKFDFDIRLVRH from the coding sequence ATGGAGACGGCGGCAGAAATAAGAGGGCGGATATTTAATATCCAGAAATACTCTATTTATGACGGAGATGGTATTCGTACTCTCGTTTTTTTAAAAGGCTGTAATATCCGCTGCCCTTGGTGTTCCAATCCAGAAGGTCTCAGCAGTGAATTTCAGGTGATGTACTCTCACGACAAATGTGTAGATTGCGGTAAATGCGTTGATGTTTGTCCAGCAGGTGTGCACTACATGACAACCAATGAAAGTGGTAAGCAAGTCCACCGTGTTGATCGCGCTGTTGATTGTATTGGTTGTCGTAAATGTGAAGACGTCTGTATCTCTGATGCCCTTGATATTATGGGAAAAGATGTTTCAGTTTCTGAGCTAATGAAAATCATCATGCAAGATTATGACTTTTACCTATCTTCCGGCGGTGGCGTCACCATTGGTGGTGGTGAAATGAGCTTACAAACGGATTTTGCGGTTGCGCTTTTACGTGAATGTAAAAAGATGATGATTAATACCGCGGTAGAAACGCAAGCGACCACTAATGTGACGAATTATGAAAAATTAGCGGAAGTCGTTGATCAATTTCTGATTGATATCAAACACATTGATACTGCTCAGCATAAAGCGTTGTTTGGCGTTGGTAATGAAAATGTCCGTCGTAATTTAGAACGTTTAATGGATCTCGGTGCCAATGTGGTAATTCGTATGCCTTTAGTACGAGGTTATAACGACTCTTATGATGCAATTACAGGAGCCATTAATTACGCCATGGAGCTATCAAAACGTGGCAATATTCAGCGTATTGATATCCTTCCTTATCATCAATTTGGGCGTAATAAATACGAAAAATTGGAAATGATCTACCCAATAAAAACCGATCCTAGTTATACGCCAGAAGAGTTAGATAGTTTAGAAAACTTCTTTAAGAAATTTGATTTCGATATCCGTCTTGTCCGTCATTAA
- the emrE_2 gene encoding quaternary ammonium compound resistance protein has product MSPKAKSWLWMLAVIVSETSATSTLKMFDNSEGTTKTLLLGLIVILYVICYYSLSRAVKNIPVGLAYATWSGTGILVVSSLGMLFYGQHPDTAAIIGMAVIASGIVIMNLFSKMGSEEEEEETTETPNIKQAASSVNK; this is encoded by the coding sequence ATGTCACCGAAAGCTAAATCATGGCTTTGGATGCTGGCGGTTATTGTTTCAGAAACCTCAGCAACCTCTACCTTAAAAATGTTTGATAATAGTGAAGGTACAACTAAAACATTATTATTAGGCCTAATTGTTATTCTTTATGTTATTTGTTATTACTCATTATCCCGTGCAGTGAAAAATATTCCAGTTGGTTTGGCTTATGCAACATGGTCTGGTACAGGTATTTTAGTGGTTTCTTCTTTAGGTATGTTGTTTTATGGTCAACATCCTGATACAGCGGCAATAATCGGTATGGCCGTTATTGCCAGTGGTATTGTCATTATGAATCTCTTCTCGAAAATGGGTTCTGAAGAAGAGGAAGAAGAAACAACCGAAACTCCTAATATTAAACAGGCTGCATCGTCAGTGAATAAATAA
- the prgK gene encoding type III secretion system protein: MNMRYLLLALLCFLLPLLSGCKDQSLLTNLDQRQATEIQAVLQKHQITSTRKALGKGLFDISVKKEDMGIAIQILEEYQLPTLSRIEVTQLFPSDALVSSPQAEKARLISAIEQRLEQSLLTIDHIIDARVHVSYPISPTERIIPTPHASALVFYEEGMLDNDQLGEDVKAFIHNSFNDMDENNITVLLYPRNINKFNIINNQIHQNNPDTFFSSWLFISLLLVIIVVIITTLLIIYRRKKAQREENNDKSDF; encoded by the coding sequence ATGAATATGCGATATTTGTTATTAGCATTATTATGTTTCCTGTTACCCTTACTCAGTGGTTGTAAAGATCAATCACTACTCACTAATTTGGATCAAAGACAGGCAACAGAAATTCAAGCTGTTTTACAAAAACATCAAATAACCAGTACTCGCAAAGCATTAGGAAAGGGGCTATTTGATATTTCTGTTAAAAAAGAAGATATGGGAATTGCTATTCAAATTTTAGAAGAATATCAATTACCCACTCTTTCTCGAATTGAAGTTACTCAATTATTTCCATCAGATGCATTGGTATCCTCCCCACAAGCTGAAAAAGCACGTTTAATTTCCGCTATTGAACAACGATTAGAACAATCATTACTCACTATTGATCATATTATTGATGCTAGGGTCCATGTGAGTTATCCCATTTCACCTACTGAACGAATTATTCCAACACCTCATGCTTCAGCATTAGTTTTTTATGAAGAAGGTATGCTTGATAATGATCAGTTAGGTGAAGATGTTAAAGCGTTTATTCATAACTCCTTTAATGATATGGACGAGAACAATATTACCGTTTTGCTATATCCTAGAAATATCAATAAATTCAATATAATAAACAATCAGATTCATCAAAATAACCCTGATACTTTTTTTAGCTCTTGGTTATTCATAAGTTTATTACTCGTAATTATCGTCGTTATCATTACGACCTTATTAATAATATATCGACGTAAAAAAGCACAGAGGGAAGAGAATAATGACAAATCTGACTTCTGA
- the bepE gene encoding multidrug efflux protein, with translation MKFTDIFIRRPVLALVVSTLILLLGAFAFSKLPVRQYPMLQNSTITIVTDYPGASSELMQGFVTQPITQAVSSVEGVDYISSSSVQGKSLVTVRMELNRDPTQALTQVMAKVNQVRYKLPEQAYDPVIELSSGESTAVAYVGFSSEQLSIPELTDYLSRVVEPMFSSINGVAKVQVFGGQQLAMRLWLDTDKLAGRNLTASDVAEAVRRNNYQAAPGKVEGEFVIANVYVNTDLTNVEEFKDMVITNDSNNLVRLRDIGTVELGAAATETSGIMNGKKAVFLGLFPTPTGNPLVIVDGIRDHLIDIEKTLPPGVNVELAFETSRFIKASINQVVQTLIEAILIVIAIIYLCLGSLRSVLIPVLAIPLSMLGAAGLMLAFGFSINLLTLLAMVLAIGLVVDDAIVVVENVHRHIEEGLSPVQAALVGAREVAGPVIAMTITLAAVYAPIGLMAGLTGALFKEFAITLAGSVIVSGIVALTLSPVMSSLMLKPKENEGRMAKMAEYVFDKLAHYYGYILNFSLTNRWLTIIFALAVFVSLPFLYSQTKQELAPSEDQASVLTAVKAPQHVNLAYAERFNQKLDEIYMSLPETDSTWIINGTDGPSASFGGINFDGWDLRDRNADQIQADLQNRVNNVEGTSIFAFQLASLPGSVGGLPVQMVLRSPLGYPVLFETMEQIKQQARESGLFVVVDSDLDYNNPVVQVAIDRAKANSLGIRMQDIGESLSLLVGEHYINRFGMDGRSYDVIPQSVRYQRLTPAALAGHYIRTQDNVLIPLSTVVNITTEIEPNKLTQFNQQNAAIFQAIPAPGVTMGQAVAFLETVADSLPAGFSHDWQSDSRQFTQEGNTLVFAFISALIIIYLVLAAQYESLVDPLIILITVPLSICGALIPLALGMVTLNIYTQIGLVTLIGLISKHGILMVEFANELQVHKNLNRRDAIIEAAKIRLRPVLMTTAAMVIGLIPLLFASGAGANSRYGLGLIIVSGMLVGTLFTLFVLPTMYSFLARNHQISAKTERQKHLQQVSEQ, from the coding sequence ATGAAATTTACCGATATTTTTATTCGGCGACCTGTTTTGGCATTAGTTGTAAGCACACTGATCCTTTTACTGGGCGCATTTGCGTTCAGTAAACTACCAGTCCGCCAATACCCAATGTTACAGAACTCAACAATCACGATTGTAACAGACTATCCTGGCGCTTCGTCTGAGCTGATGCAGGGGTTTGTTACCCAACCCATTACACAAGCGGTTTCCTCTGTTGAAGGTGTTGATTATATTTCTTCATCTTCAGTACAAGGAAAAAGCTTAGTTACAGTTCGAATGGAATTAAACCGTGACCCAACTCAAGCCCTAACGCAAGTAATGGCGAAGGTTAATCAAGTTCGTTATAAGTTGCCAGAACAAGCTTATGATCCGGTGATTGAGCTTTCATCAGGAGAATCTACAGCGGTAGCTTATGTCGGGTTCTCAAGTGAGCAACTTTCCATTCCCGAGCTCACCGATTACCTTTCTCGTGTCGTTGAACCGATGTTTTCATCCATTAATGGTGTTGCTAAAGTACAAGTTTTTGGTGGGCAACAATTAGCGATGCGTCTGTGGTTAGATACAGATAAATTGGCAGGTCGTAACTTAACCGCTAGCGATGTCGCAGAGGCCGTACGCCGTAATAACTATCAAGCAGCACCAGGAAAAGTCGAAGGCGAGTTCGTTATTGCTAACGTTTATGTCAATACTGATTTAACTAATGTCGAAGAGTTTAAAGACATGGTTATCACTAATGATAGCAATAATCTTGTACGTTTGCGTGATATTGGTACGGTCGAACTAGGTGCAGCTGCCACTGAAACCAGCGGTATTATGAATGGTAAAAAAGCTGTCTTCTTAGGTCTATTTCCGACACCAACAGGCAACCCGCTAGTGATTGTTGATGGCATTAGAGACCATCTTATCGATATTGAAAAAACGCTCCCGCCTGGCGTCAATGTAGAACTTGCATTTGAAACCTCACGTTTTATCAAAGCCTCTATTAATCAAGTCGTACAAACATTAATTGAAGCTATTTTAATCGTTATCGCAATCATCTACCTCTGTTTAGGATCACTTCGTTCAGTACTTATTCCGGTGCTTGCCATTCCGTTATCAATGTTGGGGGCCGCCGGGTTAATGCTTGCCTTTGGCTTTAGTATTAATTTGCTCACTTTACTGGCGATGGTTTTAGCTATTGGGTTAGTTGTGGATGATGCGATAGTAGTTGTTGAAAACGTACATCGACATATTGAAGAAGGGTTATCTCCAGTTCAAGCCGCTTTAGTGGGTGCAAGAGAAGTGGCTGGCCCTGTTATTGCCATGACGATCACTTTAGCTGCTGTTTATGCCCCGATTGGTTTAATGGCAGGGTTAACAGGCGCATTATTTAAAGAATTTGCCATAACCTTGGCCGGTAGTGTGATTGTATCCGGTATTGTGGCATTAACTTTATCCCCCGTGATGAGCTCATTAATGTTAAAACCCAAAGAAAATGAAGGCAGAATGGCCAAAATGGCCGAATATGTCTTTGATAAATTAGCTCATTATTATGGTTACATACTCAATTTTTCTTTAACTAATCGCTGGTTAACCATTATTTTCGCTTTAGCCGTGTTTGTCAGTTTGCCGTTTCTATATAGTCAAACAAAACAAGAGCTAGCACCTTCAGAAGATCAGGCGAGTGTCTTAACTGCTGTAAAAGCCCCACAACATGTCAACCTTGCTTATGCTGAACGCTTTAATCAAAAACTAGATGAAATTTATATGAGCCTGCCTGAAACTGACAGCACATGGATAATTAACGGTACGGATGGCCCCTCAGCGAGCTTTGGTGGCATTAACTTTGATGGCTGGGATTTACGTGATCGCAACGCAGATCAAATCCAAGCTGATTTACAAAATCGCGTCAATAATGTTGAAGGAACGAGTATTTTTGCTTTCCAATTAGCCTCTCTACCCGGCTCAGTGGGTGGATTACCTGTACAAATGGTGTTACGTAGCCCATTAGGTTATCCCGTTTTATTTGAAACAATGGAACAAATCAAACAGCAAGCCAGAGAAAGTGGCCTATTTGTCGTGGTAGACAGCGATTTAGATTACAATAATCCCGTTGTTCAAGTTGCCATAGATCGAGCCAAAGCCAATAGTTTAGGCATTCGTATGCAGGATATTGGTGAATCACTCTCACTATTAGTGGGTGAGCATTACATTAATCGTTTTGGCATGGATGGTCGCTCTTATGACGTTATTCCACAAAGTGTACGTTATCAACGTTTAACGCCAGCTGCTCTTGCTGGGCACTATATTCGTACTCAAGATAACGTGTTAATTCCATTATCAACCGTTGTGAATATTACCACTGAAATTGAGCCCAATAAGCTAACACAATTTAATCAACAAAATGCCGCAATATTTCAAGCAATCCCCGCCCCTGGCGTCACGATGGGGCAAGCGGTCGCTTTTCTTGAAACTGTGGCAGATTCATTACCCGCTGGCTTTAGTCATGATTGGCAATCTGATTCTCGCCAATTTACCCAAGAAGGAAATACGTTAGTCTTTGCTTTTATCTCAGCACTTATCATTATTTATTTAGTGTTAGCCGCACAGTATGAAAGCTTAGTTGATCCTTTGATTATTTTAATTACCGTACCGCTATCAATTTGTGGCGCATTAATTCCATTAGCATTAGGGATGGTGACACTAAATATCTACACTCAAATTGGTTTAGTCACACTAATAGGACTTATTAGTAAGCACGGCATTTTAATGGTGGAATTCGCTAATGAATTGCAAGTTCATAAAAATCTAAACCGTCGAGATGCCATTATTGAAGCTGCAAAAATCCGATTGCGTCCTGTATTAATGACCACGGCGGCAATGGTTATTGGGCTTATTCCACTTTTATTTGCCAGTGGTGCAGGTGCTAATAGTCGCTATGGATTAGGATTGATTATTGTGTCAGGTATGTTAGTCGGCACACTGTTTACCCTATTTGTGTTACCAACAATGTACAGCTTCTTAGCTAGAAACCATCAAATCAGCGCTAAAACTGAGCGTCAAAAACATTTACAGCAAGTTAGTGAGCAGTAA
- the pduL gene encoding propanediol utilization protein, with protein sequence MINQQLMGKILSRLPVHGVMLGETQGVAIPVGISNRHVHLSQQDVEALFGKGYQLTPFKDLKQPGQFAAKECVIVVGPKGSISKVRVLGPVRPQSQLEISKADCFVLGVKAPVRESGDLVGSGQAVLMGPAGHVELQEQVICAQRHIHMSEIDARMLNVTNGQKVHVKTEGERSLIFDEVVVRVNEKFALEFHIDTDEANAAGLRNNDSVFIVS encoded by the coding sequence ATGATTAATCAACAACTCATGGGAAAAATTCTCTCTCGCTTGCCCGTTCATGGAGTGATGTTGGGAGAAACGCAAGGAGTGGCTATCCCTGTTGGTATTTCTAATCGTCATGTGCATCTTTCACAACAAGATGTTGAAGCGTTATTTGGCAAAGGTTATCAACTCACCCCGTTTAAAGATCTTAAACAACCGGGTCAGTTTGCAGCAAAAGAGTGTGTGATTGTTGTGGGACCAAAAGGCTCAATCAGTAAAGTTCGAGTTTTAGGGCCGGTTCGTCCACAAAGTCAATTAGAAATCTCAAAAGCAGACTGTTTTGTATTAGGTGTAAAAGCACCAGTACGTGAATCAGGTGATTTAGTCGGTTCAGGTCAAGCTGTATTAATGGGGCCTGCGGGTCATGTTGAATTACAAGAGCAAGTGATCTGTGCTCAACGCCATATTCATATGAGTGAAATTGACGCCAGAATGTTAAATGTCACCAATGGGCAAAAAGTACACGTTAAAACAGAGGGTGAGCGTAGCCTGATTTTTGATGAAGTTGTTGTTCGTGTTAATGAAAAATTCGCTTTGGAATTTCATATAGATACTGATGAAGCTAATGCTGCAGGGCTTCGTAACAACGATAGCGTATTTATTGTCAGCTAA
- the orgA gene encoding type III secretion system protein, whose translation MTNLTSEQFEMISEVMYEPLSYIHADYNVLASKEENIIWQKIANRQLIQQYKLINQLDCEIDIIVEKIFTHWISLPRCAVFLGYFYARETLLLSGDYYRLEPQLKAFLSLYPVLNINKNITLSLKDIPPTRIGYQLLFNFINSISTALSQRFTLLFSPQSSSTELPQSLFLSRSIFLLVLDYVALTS comes from the coding sequence ATGACAAATCTGACTTCTGAACAGTTTGAAATGATATCTGAGGTGATGTATGAGCCACTCAGCTATATTCATGCAGACTACAATGTATTAGCATCTAAAGAAGAAAATATAATCTGGCAAAAAATAGCAAATCGTCAATTAATTCAGCAATATAAACTTATTAATCAACTTGATTGTGAGATTGATATTATTGTAGAAAAGATTTTTACTCATTGGATATCACTCCCTCGTTGTGCTGTGTTTTTAGGTTATTTTTATGCGAGAGAAACACTTTTATTATCAGGTGATTATTATCGTCTAGAGCCACAATTAAAGGCTTTTTTATCACTCTATCCGGTTTTAAATATAAATAAAAATATCACACTCTCACTTAAAGATATCCCTCCCACTCGCATTGGTTATCAATTATTATTTAATTTCATTAATTCTATTTCAACCGCGCTTTCTCAACGCTTTACATTATTATTTTCACCACAATCATCATCGACTGAACTACCTCAATCACTTTTTTTATCTCGTTCAATTTTTCTTTTGGTATTAGATTATGTTGCGCTCACTTCCTGA